In Apodemus sylvaticus chromosome 7, mApoSyl1.1, whole genome shotgun sequence, the sequence aaggaaacaagaatggatcaattcgcattcttctgcaagctgacctccagttgaaccagcaccatgtgtctaaaaggctatcttttttccattggatgttttcagcctctttgtcgaggatcaagtggccataggtgtagcatcttaaaaatgctcaacttcattagtcattagggaaatgcaaatcaaaacaaccctgagattttaccttataccagtcagaatggctaagattaaaaattcaggagacagcaggtgttggagagggtgtggagaaagaggaacactcctccactgctggtggggttgcaaattggtacaaccactctggaaatcagtctggcggttcccgcgaaaactgggcacctcacttccagaagatcctgctataccactcctgggcatatatccagaggattccccaccatgtaataaggatacatgctctactatgttcatagcagccctatttataattgccagaagctggaaagaacccaggtatccctcaacagaagagtagatgcaaaaaatgtggtatatctacacaatggagtactattcagtcattagaaacaatgaattcatgaaattcttaggcaaatggatggagctagagaacatcatactaagtgaggtaacccagactcaaaagatgaatcagggtatgcactcactaataagtggttattaacctagaaaactggaatacccaaaacataatccacacatcaaatgaggtcaaagaagaaaggaggagtggccccttgttctgtaaagactcagtgaagcagtattcggcaaaaccagaatggggaagtgggaaggggtgggtgggaggacagggggagagaagggagcttacgggactttcagggagtggggggctagaaaaggggaaatcatttgaaatgtaaataaaaaaatatcgaataaaaaataattttgaaaattaaaaaaaagaaaaatattaaaaaaaagaaagacaagacaaaaaaagaaataagcacagtcaagacaaaaaaaaggaaaagctagGTTTTGATGTTTAGTGAGAAAACTTGTGATATTCATGAATATAAATCTTACTACTACAGTCTAAAATGTTTCCACGTATTCAGCAGAAACTACTAAAATTATCTGtctttgttctttgtattttgtcTATGTCTTACGCACAGTAAGCATCAGCAGCAATTTGTTGAGTGAATGAATAAGATAATCTATATAGTTACTGGATAAAAAACAGACATTACTAACTaaagatttaattaaaattaaaaaaaaagacaggattttcaacaaatggtgctggtttgattggtggtcagcatgtataagaatgcaaattgatccattcttatcttattgtacgaagctcaagtccaactggatcaaagacctccgcataaaaccagatacagtgaaactaacagatgaggaagtggggaagagcccAGAATACATAGGACCAGGAGAAAAGTTCATGAACACAACACCTATGGCTTCTGCTctaagaatggacaaatggaacctcataaaattgcaaagcttccataaggcataggacactgtcaataggataaaatggcaaccaacatattggaaaaagatctttacctatccAACATATATTAAagagttaatatccaatatatacagactACTCAAGAAATTAGAATCCAAACCattaaataaaccaattaaaaatgggtccagaatcattagtcattagggaaatgtaaatcaaaacaactctgagatttcacctcacaccagtcaaaatggctaagtttaaaaagtcaggagactgcaggtgttggcaaggatgtggaaaaagaggaatactcctccattgttggtgggattgcaaactggtacaaccactctggaaatcagtctggtggttcttcagaaaaccgggaatgacacttccagaggaccctgtttaccactcatgggcatatacccagcagattcccagcatgcaataaggacacatactcctctatgttcataaaagccttatttataataaccagaagctggaaagaacccagatgtccctcagtggaggaatggatacagaaaatgtggtatatttacacaatgggatactgctcagcaattaaaaacaattaattcatgaaatttttaggcaaatgattggaattggagaatgtcatcttaagtgaggtaacccaatcacaaaagaatacacatggaatgcagtaatgataagtggatattaattagcccagaacctctgaatacccaagacacaattaacattccaaatgtttgcaaagaagcaggaaggagaggtccctggtcctggaaaggcttgatccagtattgtaggggagtaacatgACAGAGAAACTATGTTCATAGTTTCCAGATTTAATTATAGTAGCCAGAATgtagaaaaaacccagatgtccttcaacagaagaatggatacagaaactgtagtacaattacacaatggagtactactcagttattaaaaacaatgaattcatgaaatttttatatgaatgaatggaaacagaagATATCGTGCTGAGTGAGGtatcacaatcacaaaagaacacacatatactcactgataagtggatattaacccaaaatcttagaatacccaaaacacaattcaaggaccacatgaagctcaagaagaaggaagaccaaaatataggtccttcagtccttcttagaaagagaatacaatactcacaggaacaaatatgtagacaaagaggtgagctgagactgaaggaaaggccacccagataATAATATTCTTGGCTCATATTGATTACAACTAGATAAGACACTAAAGATGATTTTCATAGAGCAGATATGCTATGGGTTCTACATCCAATGTTCTTGAGGAGGCATCAAACCATCTTTAATAATACATAGAGGGAAAGTCTCTGTTTATAGTGTTGCCAAGTTATAGTAATGCTCCTGAGCTAAGGACATTTAGTTGGAAAGTCCTTACTTTATATCTTACAGAGGCACATTATATAGTGGGAATAGATTAGTGTGATCATTATGCTTCCCAGTTCTCCAGCTTCTCATGGACAATGCTAGGTGATTGATTGTAGATTAAGTTTCCTGGAATATTACAGCTGTCACTGTGGATTTCACATGACATTCAAGATATCTTCATTTGGATTCATTATGAAAATTGTGTTATAATTCACTTGGTTGGGCATATTACAAACCTGCACAATAAAAAATGAGCATTGAAGATCCCATAGAATATATGGCTTCTGGACATCTACAATTATTCAGTCATGTTATCAAACAGTCTAGGAGTACAAAAAGTGAGTTACTGTAATGACTGTGAACACTGTCAAATCTAAGGACAAATGGTCACCAAAGAAAGTAAATCAGCAGTAGAGACAATCTATATGACTCACAActtaaaaagaagacaaataataACTGTACCCTCTAAtgacatgtttttatttattatttatgtaatctTTATTTGGACTTGTTCCAACAATTAATGCTTCTGAAATGtgatataaagaaaatgaaaggaagaagttaattACTTACTGATATTCTCAAATTGCTGAAAAAATGAAGGATTACGGCTTTCCAATGGTAAGGATCAAAGAAAATCTACTAAAAATGAAACAAGTTACAAATTCTCCCAATGTTaatgcccccacacacacacttcagagaaGAATCTAAAAAAATATGGTAATCAGTATACAATATATCTTGGTGTTATAACTAAATCTAAGCATGTTACCAAAGTGTGTTTATAACTTTCTTTGGGTTAAGGTTTTTATCAGAGCAATTTTAACATCTTTGTTCCTAAGGCTATAGATTAATGGATTCATCATGGGGACCACAATGTTATAAAAGATAGAGGAAATTTTTCCCTTGTCCAAAGACCCAGATGTGGAGGgctgtaaatacatatatatacctgATCCAAAGAACAGAGAAACAGTTATTATATGGGTACTACATGTCCTGAACACTTTGGACCTGCCTGCTATGAATCTTATTTTGAGGATGCTTGAGAGGATGAAGGCATAAGAGGTAAAGATGATCACAGTGGGCACAATGATGTTTTTTCCAACTATAATAAGCAGCTCTATCTCATTGACATAGGTACTGGTGCAGGAGAGCTGTAGCAAAGGGATGAGGTCACAGAAATAATGATTGATAGTGTTGCTATCACAGAAGGTCAGTCTTAGGACACATCCAGTGTGGATCATTCCATCAGAAAAGCCCACTAAATATGAAGCAAGCATAAGATAAGAGCACACCTTAGGAGACATGACAATGTTGTACAAGAGTGGATTGcaaatggccacatagcgatcataggccattgcTGTCAGGACATAACATTCAGAAAtgataaaaaagcaaaagaagtagAACTGTGTCATGCATCCCTCATAAGAAATAACATTCTTCTTTAGTACAAAGTTCATCAGCATTTTGGGTGTACCAACTGAGCAATAGCAAAAGTCTATGCAGgacaaattaaagagaaaaaagtacatgGGAGTGTGAAGGTGAGAATTCAGAACAATCAGCAGGATCAAAGCCAAGTTCCCCAAGGTAGTTATCAAGTAAGTCATCAGAAAGAATAGGAACAAGGGAATTTGTAGGTCAGAATGGTTTGTTAACCCCATCAAGATGAACTCAGTGTCCAGAGAAGCATTTTCCAGAGCCATTTTCTCTAAAAGAATCTGTAGaaagataaaatgagaaaattaggTAACATTCAAAAAACACATCACCAAAACTTCTATATAAGTGAGGTATGTATTACAAACAACTTAAATGTATTAATCTGAAAAAATAAACAGCCACATTTCATGATACCATATTACTCAATGGCTTAGTCTATCCATTTAAAGATGAAGTATATTGTAGAGCATCAACAACAATGTATACATGTTCACTAGATTACTGTCAAACACAATACAACTTGAAGAAAAACCAAGGGATAAAAGTGAAGCAGTTTGTGCCAATTCAATTTGCTCTTGgtctttttaatattgtttctttgactGAGCCTCTTCCTTGGGCTGTCAGAGGTTAGAGTAAAGGTGCTGAAGTTCATTAAATTTAATACTTGAATAACAGCACAAACAAAAGAATTCTATGGATATTTAATGTTGTGTACTACATGTCTACTCTGGTAGCTTAAGAGGGACTGGCAGATGTTTATAGATTAACTTCTTATACCAAGTGTTGTGTACACTCCAAAATGTAGTAAGTTTGGACTAGGCAATAAGTAGAGAAGTATTGTCTCAACAGTGAgatgaaatgatcattttaataGTATTTATTAGGTTTAGGTGAGTCTGGCTCTCTATCTCCCTATTTCTGActaagtctctctttctctctctctctgtctctgtatgtttcAGTCATTTTTTTGTCTATCTCTGTTGGGCTGTGTGACTCTCCCTTTTTCCTCCCCCAactcacactgtgtgtgtgtgtgtgtgtgtgtgtgtgtgtgtgtgtgtgtgagagagagagagagagagagagagagagagagagagagagagtttacaAACTCATGCATGTACTTTCCCAGAATgtaattcattaaaaaatagaCAAATTGAAATGGATACACTTTGGTATACAGTTATTGTGAACCACCTTGCAAGTAATAATCTGTTGTTGGATGATCTTTGACAGGCTAATATGGGCCATGCTAATAAGGGCCATCCTAATAAGAACCCTCAGGGGCTTCAGGTCAGGTGAAGCTGCTAGGATGCAGCTTTTTGAAGACAGATGCACCATTCTTGATGTGCTTGGAACTCCTAGACTTATAAAAAATTCCTTTGAGTGGAACACCTTCATATTCTGGTTTCTTATTGGTAGATAACTCTCCATTTTAGTTACCAGCCTTCTCACAACAAAAATCATAAATTCAGAAATGAGCTCTACCTATTGAAAACAACATGTTGATTAAGACACCAAAAGCAACTCCTATTTTACTGACACTAAATAAATCTTCTGCTCACTTTTCAGGATATTTCCTGGTTAATTTTGGTTACATTTTGTGACTGTACAGATAGGAAAAGAAAGTAAGATCTTGGGTTCTGAGCTTCATCTCAATACAAAGCCTTTCTTCAAACATAAGTAGATCAAAGCATAAcatgggaaacactttatgacCTCTATGATATGTGTAATGTAGGACTTGTCCACATGCATAGGTCATGGGATGTTGGTTACTCAAGCAAGCAGGAGGGAAGAAATCAGAATTAAGGAGTAAATGTTTGTCAAATGTCACTGTACAAATTTATCAATAAGAATAATAATAGGAACAAATACAAGATGTTGGCTTTAAACCTGCAATGactatataataaaagaaatccaTTCAATTGGGAAAGACGCTGAGAACTAGAAATCTACTGTTCAACATATTAACTGCAATAATGTCCCATTGTCATCTTTAATTTGTTTAGTATATCTTAATGTTACCTTATCACTGCCTTCATATTAAAACCAAATGAAAGCAGTCCTATGTCCAAAAAAGCCATATTTATTTCAGTACATTTCATAAACACATGGTATTTCATAAACACATGGATTAAACAAATCTGTCTCATATGTACATTTTAGAGTTTAGAAATATGTTAGTGAAATTGCCAATTAACAAGTAAAATATTGGCTTAGGATTCAAAAATTACCCTCCTTTAGTGAGAAAAACATTCTTGCTTACTTACAGAATCCTTAGGATACTCCTGGTGTCATGAGAAGGATTTAGATGCCCTTGTTTCCAAAATGATGCAGTACAAAATTAATATCATATAATCaaaggaaatttttctgaactaCTGATCATAATTCATAAAACTATTTCCCAACACTCTGAAGAGTCACAGGGAAGCATGCAGCTCTTCTTTATATCCTGATGGCCACTAGATAGTTTACATAGTTTACTACTGCCCTACATGTGGCTATGGTTAAGGAAGGGCTTTCTTCGTCTCTTCTCTGAGCATAGGCCTCAAACATAAAAAGGGGAAGGGGTTATTTCCTTTGTGGACTTGACTGTGATGTTTGGCTAAACCTTTGGGGACTAATTTTCTATTCAGTTATTACTTCTCCTTTAGGGAATGTACTTCCTCTCTTGGAAGAGAGTGGAACAAATACTGAACTCCCCTCTGAAAGACATCTTTGTCTCTTAAGGGAAATCTGatgcttttgttattttctctttgttcccaTATTCATTTAAGATAATCTTCCACAGAgtctatttctgttattttctaatttctcattattttaatttttttttcaaggaagtCACCCATGTTTAGCATGTATTTTACCACTAAGCAATATATCCAATCCTCCAAAACCCTAAAATCACATTTGTTGTTCTGTGTGAAGTAGGGTAGTCTTTTAATTACATgactcaagaggtagaggcaggcaaatctctgtgagttcaaggctagccttattCTACAAATGAAATGCCAGGCCATTCAAggctataaaaataatatattttctcaaataaataaataaaccaacaaacaGCATGCATGGTATttcaactcaatatttttaaacaatcactaaaatattctgagtgagtgCCCTGCTTAGTCATTAAGAGTTTAGTAACAAGATGAAAATTTTTCCAGTAAAAAACGTATTATTAAGTggttaaaaacaagcaaataaaaatttttaaaggcaATATGTAAGTGGATTTTCTATATATTAGTGAAAGTAACAGGAATTTAATCATATGTGAGTTTgacttattttttctattttcaacatttaaaaattactatagCCTAGCACATTGATGAAAaatcaaaggagaaaaggaacatatacacaaatgaaaatgcaaattaatataaattaaaacaactATGATATATCATCTCATTGCAGTCAGAATAACTGTTAGCAAGTGACCAATGAAAGCAAAGGGTAGATTCAGGTGCTACCTGAAGGTAGACATGCAGTCTTCAAACACACTTAcaaactataaatatatattaagtcaCTCAAGGTTGCTGAATCCCAGACAATAATATTAAGTTTTATTACTacttcaatatatatgtatatataaatgaaaatatgtaatTCTTCTGAATCAAAATTCATCAAACCGTGTAGCTTTTAATGACTATGTCACTTTAATTAGAAGTTATATAAACAAATGAGcaattattctcattttatatgtaatttaaaataaataatacatatattttttgagTAACAATGCTAGACAATAGATATTCACTGTGAAATAATtgaattgaataaaattaaatacttaTTATCTGATATAATTGTTACTTCTTTGTAgcttgaaatttaaaatttattctttataaataatacaaaaaatcACTAACAAGAATGACTATGTGGTGCACTGGACTCAATTGTAATTTTCCTGATTGAAACTGTGTAACCTGTCTGCCTTCTTGCTCACTTCTACACAGCTCACTATACTTATGGTAACTCTGGTTCTATTTCAAAATGAGAAAGCACCTAGTATGTCATTTTTGGTTTTATATATGAAAGTTTTCAATGTTTTGTaacataaattttccttttttgaagTTAGAAATAGCCTAGGAGAAAAAGTATGTATCAATAATGAAAATTATCTGTGTATTTAATGCATCATCAACAAGGGATTAGTCATTTGGAGAAGCTGTTCAATTACACTAAGGATactgaaaaaatgaaattatccaTATTATTATAAAAGGAATTTATCAAACAACACAGTTACATAAAAACAATTTTCAGTGAAAGGACCAAGAAAAGTTAAGGTCATCCGATTTCTTACAGGATTATTGTTTCTAATcaaaatctctctttttttctgacaCTTAATCAATGATTTTCATAAGGACATCTTGACATCTTTGTTCCTCAAACTGTAGGTCAGAGGGTAGAGCATGGGCTCAACATTAGTGTAGGAAACTGAAGATATGTTTCCTTGTTAAATAGATCAATAAGAATATTTAAGATACATGAATGGAGCTGatccaaagaaaagagaaatcgcCATGATGTGCAAGCTACAGATGATGCAGGCTTATGATCTTCCTTATGTGGATTTGAGGTTTAGAATTTTGACAAGGATGAAAACATAGGAAAGGAGGATGGTAAAGCTGGGGAGTGTGATGTTAATACCACAACTATGAGAACCACGACCTCATTGACATAGGTGCTGGTGTAGGAAAgttggaggagaaggagaatgtCACACAAGTAATGTTTGATGACATTAGCATTGTAAAAGGTCAGTCTGAGAATGCAGCCTGGGTGGGCAAAGGATCCCATAAGCAGCAAAAGATATCACAGAACAGACCTGAGGGGACATGGTGACCTTCTACAGCAGTGAAatacagatggccacatagcagCCATAGGCCATTGAGGTCAACATGAgaagacaaaaaagagaaagagaaacagctgAGTTATGCCCCCCTCATAGGAGATAACATTCTTCTCAGAGACAATGTTCATCAGCATTTTGGGGCTGATGAAGAAGGAGTAACAGCAATCAATGTAGCAGATGTTGAAGAGGAAATGAGGGTGTACAGATGAGGATTGAGGCCAATCAGGTGATCAAGCCAAAGTTTCTCAACACTGTGATTATATAGTTTATTAGGAACAGATAAAAGAGAGGCGCCTGGGGCTCTGGACTACCTGTCAAGCCAGCAAGGACAAATTCTGTCATAAAGGAGGCATTTCCAGTCATCatgcatattatttaaattctAAAAGAGAAAACCATATTAATTCATGCACCATTTCTGATTTACAAATTTACCATCAGCTGAATTTAGCACAACTGACAAAAGTTCTGCTATGTCatctgaatatattttcattctcttcCATTGTGGAAAATATGAGTTAGCCAATGCTTATCTTTATAGTCTGAATACTTCAATAATATTCTTCTGTCCTGGCTTCAACCTATTGAGGTAGTTTGCCTGTCCAGCATGCCTTTTCATTAACTTAGGTGGTGGTGAGATTCATTCCTCACAGTGTTTGAGGTATTCATAGAAGTTACTACTAAAATCTTTGAAGCTAGCAGTTTATAGCAAATATAGAGGCTATCCACTGTAGCTCAAGTTTTATCTTTTTGAAAATATAGTAACGAATATACTTAATAATATAATAACAGTGtttcttcacattttcttctACTCTATTCTAGTTTCACAAAGGGACAAAAGGATTTTCTTTCAAAGGTGTATACAGgtatgaaaaataattaataatcaatgtgggtgtgggttttattaatgatacacattttaatttctaaacagtatttttcatatataaaatctttCTGTACATGGTACTTTAGAATATTGTCTGATATGGTAGCTTTGTATTTCATGTACCACATTAATATGTACCACATGTTTAAACTACACCTTGGCATGTTATACATAATATTTTCACCAGGGATTGTCTAGTTCACTGGGTATACAATTAGAAAGATGTAACTACAATTAACACCATTACATTTTTCACTAATTCAGGAAATTGGCATATGTTCCAATACATTAAAGGATATTTCTCACTTTCTATTCTTTGATATTTAGGGTATCCAGTTtaatattgaggtccttgatctatgtGAACTTGAATTTTGTGCATAATAGTAAATAgggatctatttttattcttatacatatagacatccagttagacctgtatcatttgttaaagatgatttcttctttcttttttatagttgTGGCTTCTTGATCAAAAATAAGGTGTTGCATATTTGTGTGAGTTTATTTTTGTATCTTGTGTTCAATTACAATGATCAACATGTCAGCTTCTCtatcagtaccatgcagtttttatcagtgTTACTCATTGTAGTACAGCTTGCTGTCAGGGACAGTAATTCCTCCCAgagaacttttattttttcagtattgttctgtgtttgtttatttttccaaagGAACCTGAAAATTGCCTTCTCAAGGTCTATAAAAGtagttttggaattttgatagaattgcattgaatctgtagattgcttttggcaagatggctatagtatgtactcactaatacatgAATATTGCTATAAAATACAAGTAACACCCTAAACTAGTAACGCccagacacaaagaaacaaaacaaaaagaaaggtcCAAGTTAGGCAGCTAGGCTCCCACTTAAAaatgggaataaaatagtcataagaggcagatgtaGAAAGGGAACTGGCAGGGATTCAAATcagggaagggaatggagagtTCAGGGTCAGGTGTAAGAAAAGACAGGAGTGACTGCTAGATGGACATTAAAATGAATCGAAATTGAAAATTGACAGTGGAAAAGAGGCTGGGGGGCATATCTCCAAGAAAAGTCAGACATCTATCATAAGAGAAGTAACCAACAAAGACCGGCTtattgataaatggaatagaagtgaagacccagaaatgaacccacacacctatggtcaattgatctttgacaaaggagctaaaccaATCCAATGGGAAAAATATAGCTCCTTCTACAagtgatgctggttcaactggcaattagcacatagaagaatgcaaatatatccattcttatctccttgtacaaatctcaagtccaagtgcatcaaaaccacatacactgaaactaacagaaaagaatgtGGGAAAGTATT encodes:
- the LOC127690040 gene encoding olfactory receptor 8B3-like, producing MALENASLDTEFILMGLTNHSDLQIPLFLFFLMTYLITTLGNLALILLIVLNSHLHTPMYFFLFNLSCIDFCYCSVGTPKMLMNFVLKKNVISYEGCMTQFYFFCFFIISECYVLTAMAYDRYVAICNPLLYNIVMSPKVCSYLMLASYLVGFSDGMIHTGCVLRLTFCDSNTINHYFCDLIPLLQLSCTSTYVNEIELLIIVGKNIIVPTVIIFTSYAFILSSILKIRFIAGRSKVFRTCSTHIITVSLFFGSGIYMYLQPSTSGSLDKGKISSIFYNIVVPMMNPLIYSLRNKDVKIALIKTLTQRKL